In Marisediminicola antarctica, one DNA window encodes the following:
- a CDS encoding aldo/keto reductase, producing the protein MTVPTITLNDGHEIPQLGFGVFLVEPADTERIVLDALEIGYRHIDTAAIYRNEEGVGRAIAASGIPRDELFITTKLWNADQGMEAAHNAIDVSLDKLGLEQVDLYLIHWPTPKRDLYVESWKALEQIKAAGKTKSIGVSNFLVEHLERVQAASDTIPAVNQIELHPYHQRLAETSYGHDHGIAIEAWGPLGQGKYPLFELPEITSAAAAHDRTPAQVVLRWHIQQRHVIFPKSNNRQRIAENFDLFDFELTSAEQAAITGLERGGRVGGDPNEVN; encoded by the coding sequence ATGACAGTTCCCACGATCACCCTCAATGACGGCCACGAAATCCCCCAGCTCGGCTTCGGCGTCTTCCTTGTCGAACCAGCCGACACCGAGCGGATCGTTCTCGACGCGCTCGAAATCGGCTACCGCCACATCGACACCGCCGCGATCTACCGCAACGAGGAGGGCGTCGGGCGCGCGATCGCCGCATCCGGCATCCCCCGTGACGAGCTCTTCATCACGACCAAGCTGTGGAACGCCGACCAGGGCATGGAGGCGGCGCACAACGCCATCGACGTGAGCCTCGACAAGCTCGGCCTCGAGCAGGTCGACCTGTATCTCATCCACTGGCCCACACCGAAGCGCGACCTCTACGTCGAGAGCTGGAAGGCGCTCGAGCAGATCAAGGCCGCCGGCAAGACCAAGTCGATCGGTGTGAGCAACTTCCTCGTCGAACACCTCGAAAGGGTGCAGGCGGCGAGCGACACCATCCCCGCGGTCAACCAAATCGAACTCCACCCGTACCACCAGCGTCTCGCCGAGACCTCCTACGGACACGACCACGGCATCGCCATCGAGGCGTGGGGCCCTCTCGGCCAGGGCAAGTACCCGCTGTTCGAGCTGCCGGAGATCACCTCCGCGGCGGCGGCTCACGACCGCACGCCCGCCCAGGTGGTGCTGCGCTGGCACATCCAGCAGCGCCACGTGATCTTCCCGAAGTCGAACAACCGCCAGCGGATCGCCGAGAACTTCGACCTGTTCGACTTCGAGCTCACGTCCGCAGAGCAGGCTGCGATCACCGGCCTCGAGCGCGGCGGACGTGTCGGCGGCGACCCCAACGAGGTGAACTAG
- a CDS encoding DMT family transporter, which produces MAWVVLIASGVLESVWASALGASDNFTRPKPTVLFAVSLVLSMAGLAYAMTDISVGTAYAVWVGIGAVLTVVIAVARKKETLSLGRSALLVVLIGCIIGLKVVS; this is translated from the coding sequence GTGGCCTGGGTCGTATTAATCGCATCGGGCGTGCTCGAGTCCGTCTGGGCATCCGCGCTGGGCGCATCCGACAACTTCACGCGACCCAAGCCGACGGTACTCTTTGCCGTGTCGTTGGTACTGAGCATGGCCGGTCTCGCTTATGCGATGACCGACATCTCCGTCGGCACCGCCTACGCCGTCTGGGTCGGCATCGGCGCGGTCCTCACCGTCGTGATCGCTGTCGCCCGCAAGAAGGAGACCCTCTCCCTCGGCCGTTCGGCACTCCTCGTCGTCCTCATCGGCTGCATCATCGGGCTCAAGGTGGTGAGCTAG
- a CDS encoding DMT family transporter translates to MAWVVLFISAALEAVWATALGASDGLSEIVPTIVFGVALTSSMATLAYAATQIPISTAYAVWAGTGAALTVSYGMLTGQEVVTVLRVLFLIGIVGSVIGLKLLKSAPPGSLQGRAGLGARSAEQR, encoded by the coding sequence GTGGCCTGGGTCGTCCTGTTCATCAGCGCCGCGCTCGAGGCGGTCTGGGCCACCGCGCTCGGCGCGAGCGACGGCCTCAGCGAGATCGTGCCGACGATCGTTTTCGGCGTCGCGCTCACCAGCAGCATGGCCACGCTGGCCTACGCCGCCACACAGATCCCGATCAGCACCGCCTACGCGGTGTGGGCAGGAACCGGCGCGGCACTGACCGTCTCCTACGGCATGCTCACCGGTCAGGAGGTCGTCACCGTGCTGCGCGTGCTCTTTCTGATCGGGATCGTGGGGAGCGTCATCGGCCTCAAGTTGCTCAAGAGCGCGCCGCCCGGTTCGCTCCAGGGGCGCGCCGGGCTGGGCGCTCGCTCAGCCGAACAGCGCTGA
- a CDS encoding MBL fold metallo-hydrolase: MSTTAITFIGGPTVLLEYAGLRFVTDPTFDEPQRYSEPGSTTLVKTRGPAVSRAAVWPVDVVLLSHHGHKDNLDWEGLELIAQGPVTLSTMRAAGDLWGGSVIGFDDWESYETGPVTVTVVPALHGPPGSEARVGPVVGFVLEAPGEPTVYVSGDNASLPLVQQIAERFPDIDIALLSAGAARVPGIAAPLTLTSTEAVAAARLLGASRVVGLHTDDWEHFTETGDDLEAAFTGSGLLVSTPRAVRVEL; encoded by the coding sequence GTGTCTACGACAGCCATCACTTTTATCGGCGGACCGACTGTGCTCCTCGAATACGCGGGGTTGCGGTTCGTGACCGACCCCACCTTCGACGAGCCGCAGCGCTACTCCGAACCCGGGTCGACGACACTCGTGAAGACGCGGGGACCGGCCGTGTCACGCGCTGCGGTCTGGCCCGTCGACGTCGTGCTGCTCTCCCACCACGGGCATAAAGACAATCTCGACTGGGAGGGGCTCGAGCTGATCGCCCAGGGCCCGGTGACGCTGAGCACCATGAGGGCAGCCGGCGACCTGTGGGGCGGCAGCGTCATCGGCTTCGACGACTGGGAGTCGTACGAGACCGGACCGGTGACCGTCACGGTGGTGCCCGCCCTGCACGGTCCGCCCGGCTCCGAGGCGCGGGTCGGCCCGGTCGTGGGCTTCGTGCTTGAGGCGCCGGGCGAACCGACCGTCTACGTGAGCGGCGACAACGCCTCACTGCCTCTCGTGCAGCAGATCGCCGAGCGCTTCCCCGATATCGACATCGCACTGCTGTCCGCCGGGGCGGCGCGGGTTCCCGGCATCGCCGCTCCGTTGACCCTCACCTCCACCGAGGCCGTCGCGGCGGCGCGCCTCCTCGGCGCCTCCCGCGTCGTCGGCCTGCACACCGACGACTGGGAGCACTTCACCGAGACTGGCGACGACCTGGAGGCCGCCTTCACGGGCAGCGGGCTGCTCGTGAGTACCCCGCGCGCAGTGCGCGTCGAGCTCTGA
- a CDS encoding thioredoxin domain-containing protein — protein sequence MVNSLVNAVSPYLRSHADNPVDWREWGPDAFAEAARRDVPVMVSIGYSTCHWCHVMARESFSDPEIASHLNENLVAIKVDREEYPDVDSSYLAAAGAFTGQLGWPLNVFVTPAGRAFYAGTYWPPKPAHGHPAFRQVLDAVIDAWQNRRDEVESNATMIAATLAEQSIPLAGNLPTPDAWAGVVSELVDYEDTQFGGFGGAPKFPVAPVLAFLLDRGSVGAPESADAAALAVRSLTAMAASALRDRVEGGFFRYSTMRDWVDPHYERMLYDNAVLLGAYSRMPGGLPIAEGIAQFLGSVMRVEGGGFASAQDSESTVDGERVEGGYYRLDAIGRAGQTPPALDAKVLTGWNGLAIEALADAGARHDRVDWLALARGAADYLIERHIRDDGTLVRASIGNRISPAKATLEDYGMFASALLRLAAATGQVSYAIVARDLVDASMSSDAAAGLGADDLGANDRAAADLAIVFHVPGGADPVLEAQGLTLEVDPSEGAYPSGLSAMATAAHTLHLLTADERYLRAANAAMELFAPLAVPRPISFGASLGVMTRLQAPGRQLVVVRGTDAGAAPIEAIARRWDQAGGIVAIVTTEQAGAFAEAGFELFDGRVARDGLATAYLCRDFVCSLPVVEAAELERQLADAG from the coding sequence ATGGTCAATTCTCTGGTCAACGCCGTGAGTCCGTACCTCCGATCGCACGCCGACAACCCGGTGGACTGGCGAGAATGGGGGCCGGACGCGTTCGCGGAAGCCGCGAGGCGAGATGTTCCCGTGATGGTCTCGATCGGGTACTCCACCTGCCACTGGTGCCACGTGATGGCGCGGGAGAGCTTCAGCGACCCCGAGATCGCGAGCCACCTCAACGAGAACCTCGTTGCGATCAAGGTCGACCGCGAGGAGTATCCCGACGTCGACTCGAGCTACCTCGCTGCGGCCGGCGCGTTCACCGGCCAGCTCGGCTGGCCGCTCAACGTCTTCGTGACGCCGGCGGGGCGGGCTTTTTACGCCGGAACGTACTGGCCGCCGAAGCCGGCCCACGGGCATCCGGCATTCCGTCAAGTGCTCGACGCCGTGATCGATGCGTGGCAGAACCGCCGCGACGAGGTCGAATCGAACGCGACGATGATCGCCGCGACCCTCGCCGAGCAGTCCATTCCGCTGGCAGGCAACCTGCCGACGCCCGATGCGTGGGCGGGCGTCGTGAGCGAGCTCGTCGACTACGAGGACACCCAATTCGGCGGCTTCGGCGGCGCCCCGAAGTTTCCGGTTGCGCCCGTTCTCGCGTTCCTGCTCGATCGCGGGTCGGTCGGCGCACCGGAGAGTGCGGATGCCGCCGCGCTTGCCGTGCGGAGCCTTACGGCCATGGCCGCCTCGGCACTGCGCGACCGCGTCGAGGGCGGTTTCTTCCGCTATTCGACGATGCGCGACTGGGTCGACCCGCACTACGAGCGCATGCTCTACGACAATGCCGTGCTCCTGGGTGCCTACTCACGGATGCCCGGCGGGCTGCCGATCGCCGAGGGCATCGCGCAATTCCTCGGCTCGGTCATGCGGGTTGAGGGCGGCGGGTTCGCCTCGGCCCAGGACAGCGAGAGCACCGTCGACGGCGAGCGCGTGGAGGGCGGCTACTACCGGCTGGACGCCATCGGGCGCGCCGGCCAGACGCCGCCCGCCCTCGACGCCAAGGTGCTCACGGGCTGGAACGGTCTGGCGATCGAGGCGCTCGCCGACGCTGGCGCCCGGCACGACCGCGTCGACTGGCTCGCGCTCGCCCGCGGCGCCGCGGATTACCTGATCGAGCGCCACATCCGCGACGACGGAACCCTCGTGCGCGCCTCGATTGGCAACCGGATCTCGCCGGCCAAGGCCACCCTCGAGGACTACGGCATGTTCGCCTCCGCCCTCCTGCGGCTCGCGGCCGCGACGGGCCAGGTCTCCTATGCGATTGTGGCGCGCGACCTCGTCGACGCATCGATGAGCTCGGATGCCGCAGCGGGGCTCGGCGCGGACGACCTCGGCGCGAACGACCGGGCCGCCGCCGATCTCGCGATCGTCTTCCACGTTCCCGGCGGCGCCGACCCGGTGCTCGAGGCGCAGGGGCTCACCCTCGAGGTCGATCCGTCCGAGGGCGCCTACCCCTCCGGCCTCAGCGCGATGGCCACCGCCGCCCACACCCTGCACCTCCTCACCGCGGACGAGCGGTACCTGCGCGCGGCCAACGCCGCCATGGAGCTGTTCGCGCCCCTCGCCGTACCGCGCCCGATCTCGTTCGGGGCCTCGCTGGGCGTCATGACGCGGCTGCAGGCGCCCGGCAGGCAACTGGTGGTCGTGCGGGGGACGGATGCCGGTGCCGCACCGATCGAGGCCATCGCCCGGCGCTGGGACCAGGCCGGCGGTATCGTCGCGATCGTGACGACCGAGCAGGCGGGGGCCTTCGCGGAGGCAGGATTCGAGTTGTTCGACGGACGGGTCGCTCGCGATGGGCTGGCCACCGCCTACCTGTGCCGGGACTTCGTCTGCAGCCTCCCGGTCGTCGAGGCCGCGGAGCTCGAGCGGCAGCTGGCCGACGCCGGCTGA
- a CDS encoding CoA-binding protein, whose product MPANSPLAKLLTSQRSWVGPNAKERLAILRRAKSIAIVGASPNPARSSYFVGTYLLQSSDYRVYFVNPNADTILGHKAYPDLASLPEVPDIVDVFRKASDIPSVIDDALAIGATTVWVQLGIWNEDAAVFGESQGLTVVMDRCIKVEHARFHGGLHLLGFDTGVITSRKSVR is encoded by the coding sequence ATGCCGGCGAACAGCCCACTCGCGAAGCTGCTCACGTCGCAGCGCAGCTGGGTCGGCCCGAATGCGAAGGAACGCCTCGCGATTTTGCGGCGCGCCAAGTCGATCGCCATCGTCGGCGCCTCGCCGAACCCCGCCCGCTCGAGCTACTTCGTCGGAACCTACCTGCTGCAGTCCAGCGACTATCGGGTCTACTTCGTGAACCCCAACGCCGACACCATCCTCGGCCACAAGGCCTACCCCGACCTCGCCTCGCTGCCCGAGGTGCCTGACATCGTCGACGTGTTCCGCAAGGCGAGCGACATCCCGTCGGTCATCGACGACGCCCTCGCGATCGGCGCGACGACGGTCTGGGTGCAGCTGGGAATCTGGAACGAGGATGCCGCGGTGTTCGGTGAGAGCCAGGGCCTCACGGTCGTGATGGACCGCTGTATCAAGGTCGAGCACGCGCGCTTCCACGGCGGGCTTCACCTGCTCGGCTTCGACACGGGCGTCATCACTTCACGCAAGTCGGTGCGCTGA
- a CDS encoding O-acetylhomoserine aminocarboxypropyltransferase/cysteine synthase family protein gives MADSGSSTTDNTTDNTIEATPIDGGTADGGTTEGGTADHGTVDREWGFRTRAIHAGNIPDAVTGSRALPIYQTSAFVFDDTADAAARFALQKYGNIYSRVSNPTVAAFEERVASLEGGLGAVATASGLSAQFITFAALAGAGDHIVASANLYGGSITQLDVTLRRFGVETTFVHGADPEDYAAAITDKTKLVFAETVANPSGDIADIEGLAEVAHARNIPLIIDSTIATPYLNRPIEWGADVVVHSATKFLGGHGTTLGGVVVESGRFDWATEHFPLFDQPVPSYGGLNWQGNFGEYAFLTRLRAEQLRDIGPALAPHSAFLLAQGVETLPFRIQAHVDNARIVAEWLDADPRIEFVNWAGLPAHPHHARANKYLPKGAGSVFSFGVRGGREVGQKFIESVNLASHLANIGDAKTLVIHPASTTHAQLTEQQLIDGGVAPGLVRISVGIEDPDDIVYDLDQALTIATKGK, from the coding sequence ATGGCAGATAGCGGCAGCAGTACGACCGACAACACGACAGACAACACGATCGAGGCCACCCCGATCGACGGCGGTACAGCCGACGGCGGTACGACCGAAGGCGGTACGGCCGATCACGGCACGGTCGACCGCGAGTGGGGCTTCAGAACCCGCGCGATCCACGCCGGCAACATCCCGGATGCCGTCACCGGTAGCCGCGCCCTGCCGATCTACCAGACCTCCGCGTTCGTGTTCGACGACACCGCGGATGCCGCCGCTCGGTTCGCCCTGCAGAAGTACGGCAACATCTACTCCCGGGTGAGCAACCCCACGGTCGCCGCGTTCGAGGAGCGCGTCGCGAGCCTCGAGGGGGGCCTCGGTGCCGTCGCCACGGCATCCGGCCTCTCCGCACAATTCATCACCTTCGCCGCCCTCGCCGGCGCGGGCGACCACATCGTCGCCTCGGCGAACCTCTACGGCGGCTCGATCACCCAGCTCGACGTCACCCTGCGCCGGTTCGGCGTCGAGACGACGTTCGTGCACGGGGCCGACCCGGAGGACTACGCCGCAGCAATCACCGACAAGACCAAGCTCGTCTTCGCTGAGACCGTCGCGAACCCCTCCGGCGACATCGCCGACATCGAGGGCCTCGCCGAGGTCGCGCACGCCCGCAACATCCCGCTCATCATCGATTCGACGATCGCGACGCCGTACCTCAACCGTCCGATCGAGTGGGGCGCCGACGTTGTCGTTCACTCCGCCACCAAGTTCCTCGGCGGGCACGGCACGACCCTCGGCGGCGTGGTCGTCGAGAGCGGCCGGTTCGACTGGGCCACCGAGCACTTCCCCCTGTTCGACCAGCCCGTGCCCAGCTACGGCGGACTCAACTGGCAGGGCAACTTCGGCGAATACGCGTTCCTCACGAGGCTCCGCGCCGAGCAGCTGCGCGACATCGGGCCGGCGCTCGCCCCGCACTCCGCGTTCCTGCTCGCGCAGGGTGTCGAGACGCTGCCATTCCGGATCCAGGCGCACGTCGACAACGCTCGGATCGTCGCTGAATGGCTCGACGCCGACCCGCGCATCGAGTTCGTGAACTGGGCCGGGCTGCCAGCGCATCCGCACCACGCTCGCGCGAACAAGTACCTGCCCAAGGGCGCTGGAAGCGTCTTCAGCTTCGGGGTACGCGGCGGCCGCGAGGTCGGCCAGAAGTTCATCGAGTCGGTCAACCTCGCCAGCCACCTCGCGAACATCGGCGACGCGAAGACTCTTGTCATCCATCCCGCGTCGACGACGCACGCTCAGCTCACGGAGCAGCAGCTCATCGACGGCGGCGTCGCCCCTGGGCTCGTTCGGATCAGCGTGGGAATAGAAGATCCCGACGACATTGTTTACGACCTTGACCAGGCGCTCACGATCGCGACGAAGGGCAAGTGA
- a CDS encoding dolichyl-phosphate-mannose--protein mannosyltransferase, with amino-acid sequence MTRSSNLDAVASGTDRAGASGTGRAVAHLTDWFSVRRRFWVWAGPIGVTLLAAVLRLVNLGSPRELVFDETYYVKDAYTLLTLGYEGQWPEGADALFNAGSVDVFTSEAAYIAHPPLGKWIIALGLQAFGAEDPVGWRISTAIVGVIAVALLCAVAFALFRSSALATLAGGLLAIDGLAIVMSRTALLDNSLMLFTLLGFGAVVLDRRQSAERLVRWIAARADAAKSTDWGPTLWWRPWLVTAGLMFGLASAVKWSGLYFLAVFAVYTLVVDALARRRAGIAFWASSTVFRQAPTSFLLTVPVAALAYLASWTGWFATTGGYYRDWASQNETVSWLPQALQSFWHYQVSIYSTNLGQDTPHAYQANPLGWLLMLRPTAFYYRGSAAGENGCDRNTCAEFITSIANPILWWLGVAAIVYLVYRQIRWPDWRIGLILTGVVAGYLPWLLYTERTVFQFYTIVFLPYLILALVYVVGLLLGRPADASGPAPADAGGPAPRLAAAADARHTRAVVAVTVALGIVVATSVFFLSAWQGIQVSGVYQQLHYWLPGWR; translated from the coding sequence GTGACGCGCTCCTCCAACCTCGACGCGGTGGCAAGCGGCACCGACCGGGCTGGCGCGAGCGGCACCGGCCGGGCGGTCGCGCACCTCACAGACTGGTTCAGTGTCCGCCGGCGCTTCTGGGTGTGGGCCGGTCCGATCGGCGTGACGCTGCTCGCGGCGGTGCTGCGGCTCGTCAACCTCGGCAGCCCACGGGAGCTTGTCTTCGACGAGACCTACTACGTCAAGGACGCCTACACGCTACTGACCCTCGGCTACGAGGGCCAGTGGCCCGAGGGTGCCGACGCTCTATTCAATGCCGGCAGCGTCGACGTCTTCACATCCGAGGCCGCGTACATCGCGCATCCACCGCTCGGCAAATGGATCATCGCGCTCGGACTGCAGGCCTTCGGCGCGGAGGACCCGGTCGGCTGGCGCATCAGCACCGCGATCGTCGGCGTGATCGCCGTCGCCCTGCTCTGCGCCGTGGCCTTCGCGCTGTTCAGGTCGTCGGCCCTCGCCACCCTCGCTGGCGGCCTCCTCGCGATCGACGGCCTCGCGATCGTGATGTCGCGCACGGCGCTGCTCGACAACTCACTGATGCTCTTCACGCTGCTCGGGTTCGGCGCGGTGGTGCTCGACCGGCGACAGAGCGCCGAGAGGCTTGTGCGGTGGATCGCCGCACGGGCGGATGCCGCCAAGTCCACCGACTGGGGCCCGACGCTCTGGTGGCGGCCGTGGCTGGTGACCGCCGGCCTGATGTTCGGGCTCGCGTCGGCCGTGAAGTGGAGCGGCCTCTACTTCCTCGCCGTCTTCGCCGTGTACACGCTCGTCGTCGACGCGCTCGCCCGCCGCCGCGCCGGAATCGCCTTCTGGGCCAGCTCCACGGTTTTCCGCCAGGCTCCGACGAGCTTCCTGCTGACGGTGCCGGTCGCCGCGCTCGCCTACCTCGCGTCCTGGACCGGCTGGTTCGCCACGACCGGGGGCTACTACCGCGACTGGGCGAGCCAGAATGAGACAGTCTCGTGGCTGCCACAGGCGCTGCAGAGCTTCTGGCACTACCAGGTGTCGATCTACTCGACGAACCTCGGTCAGGACACCCCTCACGCCTACCAAGCGAACCCACTGGGCTGGCTGCTCATGCTGCGGCCGACCGCGTTCTACTACCGCGGCAGCGCGGCGGGCGAGAACGGATGCGACCGCAACACCTGCGCCGAGTTCATCACCTCGATCGCGAACCCGATCCTCTGGTGGCTCGGTGTCGCCGCGATCGTCTACCTCGTCTACCGCCAGATCCGCTGGCCGGACTGGCGGATCGGGCTGATCCTCACCGGTGTCGTGGCCGGCTACCTGCCCTGGCTGCTCTACACCGAGCGCACCGTGTTTCAGTTCTACACAATCGTCTTTCTGCCCTATCTGATCCTCGCGCTCGTGTACGTCGTCGGGCTCCTGCTCGGCAGGCCCGCGGATGCCAGCGGCCCGGCGCCCGCGGATGCCGGCGGCCCGGCGCCCCGGCTAGCGGCGGCTGCCGACGCCAGGCACACCCGGGCGGTGGTCGCCGTCACCGTGGCGCTCGGCATCGTGGTGGCGACGAGCGTGTTCTTCCTCTCGGCCTGGCAGGGCATCCAGGTCTCCGGCGTGTATCAGCAACTGCACTACTGGCTCCCGGGCTGGCGCTGA
- the rsmI gene encoding 16S rRNA (cytidine(1402)-2'-O)-methyltransferase, with the protein MIILAATPIGNLGDASRRLIEALTNTEVIASEDTRVTIHLMRALGIENRPRLIALHEHNEQAKAAEIVELARESDVLVLTDAGMPAISDPGFPLVAAAAAAGVTVTALPGPSAVITALALSGLPTDRFSFEGFVPRKGRLGALHLVAREERTMVFFESPHRLAESLADMARAFGENRRLAVCRELTKMFEEVKRGTAAELAAWAASGVKGEICIVVQGAPPREADLGSGVAQVLALVASGSRLKEASTEVAEATGLGRRDLYEGALAAKSAAKAAPPA; encoded by the coding sequence GTGATCATCCTCGCGGCGACGCCCATCGGCAATCTCGGGGACGCCTCCCGCCGGCTCATCGAGGCGCTCACGAACACCGAGGTGATCGCATCCGAGGACACCCGCGTGACGATCCACCTCATGCGTGCGCTGGGCATCGAGAACCGGCCCCGGCTGATCGCCCTGCACGAGCACAACGAGCAGGCGAAGGCTGCCGAGATCGTCGAGCTGGCGCGCGAGTCGGACGTGCTTGTGCTGACGGATGCCGGGATGCCGGCGATCTCGGACCCCGGCTTTCCCCTTGTCGCGGCGGCGGCCGCTGCGGGGGTCACGGTGACCGCACTGCCGGGGCCGTCCGCGGTCATCACCGCGCTCGCGCTGTCGGGGCTGCCGACCGACCGGTTCAGCTTCGAGGGGTTCGTGCCGCGCAAGGGCCGACTCGGCGCGCTGCACCTGGTCGCCCGCGAGGAGCGCACGATGGTGTTCTTCGAGTCGCCGCACCGGCTGGCCGAGTCGCTCGCCGACATGGCCCGTGCGTTCGGCGAGAATCGTCGGCTGGCCGTCTGCCGGGAGCTGACGAAGATGTTCGAGGAGGTCAAGCGCGGCACCGCTGCGGAGTTGGCCGCCTGGGCCGCATCCGGGGTCAAGGGTGAGATCTGCATCGTGGTGCAGGGGGCGCCGCCGCGCGAGGCCGACCTCGGGTCGGGCGTGGCGCAGGTGCTCGCGCTCGTCGCCTCCGGATCGCGACTCAAAGAGGCCTCGACCGAGGTGGCCGAGGCCACGGGACTCGGCCGCCGCGACCTGTACGAGGGCGCGCTCGCCGCGAAGTCCGCCGCGAAGGCTGCGCCGCCGGCCTGA
- a CDS encoding HPr family phosphocarrier protein produces MAERNATIASSVGLHARPAGLFIAAVNKQSVTVTISKDGSAPINAASILSIMSLGAAHGDVVTLAAEGDGAEAALAELVALLETDLDAVE; encoded by the coding sequence ATGGCAGAACGCAACGCCACCATCGCCAGCAGCGTGGGGCTCCACGCCCGTCCCGCCGGACTGTTCATCGCCGCTGTCAACAAGCAGTCCGTGACCGTGACGATCAGCAAGGACGGCAGCGCGCCCATCAACGCTGCGAGCATCCTCTCGATCATGAGCCTCGGAGCCGCCCACGGCGACGTCGTGACCCTCGCGGCTGAGGGCGACGGCGCCGAGGCGGCGCTCGCCGAGCTCGTCGCGCTGCTCGAGACGGACCTCGACGCCGTCGAGTAA